One Etheostoma cragini isolate CJK2018 chromosome 6, CSU_Ecrag_1.0, whole genome shotgun sequence DNA window includes the following coding sequences:
- the rnf183 gene encoding E3 ubiquitin-protein ligase RNF183, which translates to MNDDEERHSHGARQAPNVKPKLNQKEQNSKEDMWKKVRPAQVRRSRSTDSERGERGRRRERDNRHQAHGSKRGRSEETRSNRRKVKPSEDDVEDTECAVCFCKYNNIFKTPKLLVCGHTFCLECLARINVTTPEVKTLCCPICRALTELPHGQDLPRLGNNEDIISKLPSHMQRALSIRFKRSKGKLLLKNPPPRSQIKSNILSLPKKSHNDQVTASGDLHVDAMEQGTVTTSVVNVGRPPNRVRGRLRRLFRSNQCYYVVVGSIIAITVALMLVGILGFVIKPIVRPAGRPVSQSTGSPGTRP; encoded by the coding sequence ATGAACGATGACGAGGAGAGACACAGCCATGGAGCCAGGCAGGCCCCCAACGTCAAACCCAAACTCAATCAGAAAGAACAGAACAGCAAGGAGGACATGTGGAAGAAGGTTAGGCCTGCTCAAGTGAGGAGATCTAGGAGTACCGACTCGGAGAGGGGGGAAAGAGGCAGGAGGAGAGAACGAGACAACAGGCACCAGGCACATGGGAGTAAGCGGGGGAGGAGTGAAGAGACCCGGAGCAACAGGAGGAAGGTGAAACCCTCTGAAGATGATGTGGAGGACACtgagtgtgctgtgtgtttctgcaaatACAATAACATCTTCAAGACCCCCAAACTGCTGGTGTGCGGGCACACCTTCTGCCTGGAGTGCCTTGCTCGCATCAATGTAACCACTCCTGAGGTCAAGACCCTGTGCTGCCCTATCTGCCGTGCGCTGACCGAGCTCCCCCACGGCCAGGACCTGCCCCGCCTGGGCAACAATGAGGACATCATAAGCAAACTCCCATCACACATGCAGAGGGCACTGTCCATCCGCTTCAAGCGTAGCAAGGGCAAACTGCTCCTGAAGAACCCTCCTCCCAGAAGCCAGATCAAGTCTAACATCCTCAGCCTGCCTAAAAAGAGCCACAATGACCAGGTGACAGCAAGCGGTGACCTCCACGTGGATGCCATGGAGCAGGGAACAGTCACGACCTCTGTGGTGAACGTGGGCAGGCCTCCAAACAGGGTCAGAGGTCGCTTGCGCAGGTTGTTCCGCTCGAACCAGTGCTACTACGTTGTGGTGGGGTCCATCATTGCCATCACTGTGGCACTCATGCTGGTGGGGATTCTGGGCTTTGTGATCAAGCCAATTGTAAGGCCTGCAGGGAGGCCAGTCTCACAGAGTACGGGCAGTCCAGGAACAAGACCATGA